Part of the Methanomassiliicoccales archaeon genome, GGAATGCTCAAAGCATCTTTATTAATAAATGTTTCTTGTCCTAAATTTGGAAATTGTTTTTGAAATAAATATAGTAATTTAAATAATTCATAAAGTTTTTTTAAGCGAATCGAGGAATTCTTCAGCTTGTCTCATTCCTTTCTCCCAGAATTCCATGCTAGAGATGTCATATCCTAAGTCTCTTGCTAAATCTTTAGGCGCACGAGAAGCTCCCGCTGCCAAAAGCACCTTCAATTTCGGGACGAAATTTTTACCCTGCTCTTTGTAAAGTCTGTAAAGGGAAAAGACGAAGAGTTGTGCAAATATGTAAGGAAAATTGTAAAATCGATAATTTGCAATATAATAATGCGGAGGTCGTATCCAGTCATAACAAGTCTCAGGCAATAACTCTACATCATCGCCAAAAATTTTCCGAAGGCAATCACACCACATTTTTTTCAGAGTATCTCCATCGAGCAACTTTTCATCCTGTAAAAGTTTGTATAATCCTTCTTCAAACCAGTATCTTGCTGCAACTTGAAATACTGAAAGTCCAAATTCGTCTAGTACAGTGACTAATGCAGCTTTCTTTTCACTTACATTTTTTGCTTCGGCCAATAACCTCTCCGTTAGTAGTAATTCACCGAATGTACTTCCACACTCTGCGATGCATGAACCTATTTCGCAATTTAGAGGGGGTTGCTCTCTGGTATAAAGATATGCATGAATAGCATGACCCAACTCATGCGCCTGCGTATATACATCTGTCAAACGACCATTAAAACTCTGTAAAATAAATGCCCCTTTCCCTGTTAGCCAAGTATGGCAAAAAGCTCCGGGTGATTTTCCTCTTCGAACCTCTCCATCAATGCGACGTGCCACATACATTTCTTCGATCCATCGACCAAAATCTGGGTCGAAATCGCTAAATGCCTTTGTTATCAATTTTCTGGCTTCCATCCATTTATAGGTGGCGTCACCATCGCTGGGCAAAGGAGCCATCAAATCCCAAATTCCCAACTTTTCCACGTTTAGAAGCTTAGCTTTAATTCTTAAATATTGCCTATAGAGTTCTGTCTTATTTTCAACCACTTTTAACAATGAAACCAGGGTTTCCATATCAATATCATTTGCTAGAAGACTCGGGGTGATTGGTTGAGGAAATTTTCGATAATTACACATTATAATGTAATCTGAGCATATCGCTCTCAACGCAGAAGAAAAAAGCACCTCATCTTTAGCTAAAGTTCTTAGAATACATGAGTAGGCCAATTTTCTAAGTTCTCGATTTGGACTTGTGAATAAACCCACAGCTTCCCCATAGGAGAGTTCTTTCTCAATACCATCTATGGTTATTTGAAAAGACTTGGTGCCCAACCAATCATTGTGGAGCTGGCTCCAGGCATTAATACCATTACGATCTTTAACAATTATAAGCTGTTCTATCTCTTCAGTAAGATGATAAGGGGCTCTTAATCTTATACGTTCTAGATAATGTCTGTAATCGTGTAAGTCAAGGCTATATATCAAATCTGGTCTTTCTAATAAAAGCTGTCCTAATTCAATTTCAATAAAAGCCAAAGCTTGTCCTACTTTCACATATGCATTCCGTAAAGCTTCATTTAGTTGTTTTGCTGTCGCGTCGGTAGAATCGGCAGCATATCTAAGAGAACAATAGCTCGAAACACCGTCGAATTCGATAAGGAACGCATCAAGGCTTTTCAATAATTCAAGAATACCTTTGGAATCAAATCCTTTTATACGCCCAGAATATATTTCTTTGATGACCAACGCCGCACGAACCATTTCATTTAACTCTTCCTTGATTTTATCGACGTTAACCTCTTTAACCAATACACTTAGATCCCATCTCATTTCTATAGTCAATACCTCACCTGGGTATGCGGGAATGCAAATAATTACTCAAATTTTTTCTCTACGGGTTATCACAAAGTAAAATGAATCGCATTTTAATTTAATAACTTTTTTTATATATAAAATATAGAATAATAAATAATACTAATATAATATTTAATACAAAAACTAGAAAATTAAACAATATTTTTGTTCAAAAACCATCTCATTGTCATATCATTTTGTCTGTTGTTGCACATTAATGTTAATAAAAGACTAAACATGCAGCGAATCTTATGAAGTATGATATTATTTCAATTTTAGATCTTAAGGATGAAATCTTCGATTTGATTAATTTTTCAAAAAAATTGAAGCTAGGCGCATTAAAGGATACTTTTCCCCTTAAAGGGAAGACCTTGGCTATGATCTTCGAGAAGTCCTCGACGAGGACACGAGTATCATTCGAGGCTGGTATGGCGCAATTAGGTGGTCATGCATTATATCTTTCACCAAAAGAATTACAAATGGGCCGAGGCGAAATTTTAAGTGATACAGCTAAAGTTTTGTCTCGTTATGTAGATTGCATAATGTATAGGGCTTTCGACCATAAGATGATGGTGGATTTAGCAAATAATTCGAATGTTCCAGTTATCAATGGGTTAGACAATCTCGAGCACCCTTGTCAAGCAGTAGCGGATTTGATGACGATATTCGAGTACAAGGGAAAATTTAAAAGAATCAAAGTCGCCTATGTTGGTGATGGCAATAACGTTTGTAATTCTTTAATGTTAGGATGCGCCATGGTTGGAATCGATTTTTACTCTGCTCATCCAAGAGGGTTTGAACCAGATAAAAATTTGATTGATAAAGCCAATCAATTAGCTAAAATTAATAATTGCGTCTCAATTCATATAGAGGATCCTTACGAAGCTGTAGAAAATGCTGACGTAATTTATACCGATACTTGGGTTTCGATGGGCATGGAAGAGCAGACCAATGAACGTTTGAAAATATTCGAAGGTTATCAAGTCAATTCTTTTTTATTAAAAAGGGCAAAAAAAGATTGCATCGTTATGCATTGTCTTCCCGCGCATCGTGGGCAGGAAATTACGGACGAGGTAATGGATGGGCCCCATAGCGTTGTTTTCGATCAAGCAGAAAATCGGTTGCATACGGAGAAAGCCATACTTCTTAGAGTTATCCTACGCGACGAGATGACTTTTATGCTTAAATAGCGAGGTCGAGAGATTCTAGGAGTTCATTTATTTTATCTTTAGATATTATTATAGCCTTTGCAATCACATCATGACCTCCTCCTGCTAACCAAGCAACTATTTTAATCGCTATGGAAAGCTACATCCTTCTTTCAATCATATTCTCTTTTCCTCGAGCTGAGACTTTTATCCCATCATCAGATTTTATCATAAAAATGAGAAAAATATCATCATCGTTTTTTCCAAAGCCTAATAATATTCAAATTATTATATATGATATTGTATATTTAAAGATGACTTTCTTGGACCTTCCTTCAGGAGATTCAAATGATAATTTTTAGGGTAAAATATAGAAACTTTTTGTCTTTAAAATTTGAATCGCTCTTATTCTCTTCATTACTATATTTTTTATTTCAAAAAACAATTCAATGCTTAAATAATATTAATTTGATGGGTTCAAAAATTTTCCAAAGCTATTTAAGTAAATTTAAGCTCTTAAATTATTATTTATAAAATTCAAAATTGTCGCCCGATGTAATTCAATTCCTAAAATTCGCTTTCATAGTGGCCACAAGAACTTAATAATGTATCGAGTTTCTTGTCCTCATAAAACTTGGTTCTTAGTTTTCATTAATTTAATAAATAAACATCAGAATAAATTTTCGCCAGAAGTTCCGTTTTTCTATCTCATAATAAATATAATTCATCTATAAATTTTTGTTTTTCTTTCATAACTTAAATCAGAACATTTTTTTACTATGACTAGAATAAAGATGAATACCGCAACGATCTTGAATAAACTCTTTGTATGTATTACTATTATGCTCAGAAGTTAAGGTTGTATTCTCTGGAATTCTGTAGAATTTTAATCAAAGGCTTGGTTTAGCGACCAAAAAATCTTAGATCATGAGTTCATATTCACTATTGATTGGGTCACATCCAATTGCGTCTTCAAGATTCATTAGGCGCATCATCTTGTATAACACCCAAGATTCCAATGAATGCAAAATATGAAGTGCTATTATCATTAAAGTTCATTAACTTAGTTACAAAATAAGTCGCTCCAGCATAAGTCGCTCCAGCACCGTTTAAGTGACAAGAACCATTGAATCCAAAAAGATTAGGATTCAGGTTAAAATTTAAATTTTTGTAAAAAACAAAAAGGTTTTTTTTTAGATTTATAAGTCAACATTTTTAATAGTTTCAAGGCTGAGGACCGCATATTAAAAGATATAGATGTGTAATTTTGAAGGAATATCCACTAACTAGATCTGAGAACCAAATAGTGTTTCAAGGTTCAAAATTAAATTCTCCCATACTCGTTATCATCATTTTTTTCACAAAGTGAATTGTATGAGTTATTTTTCAACGTTTTAAAGCTATATCAATGATACGTGCAGATGCAATTTCATTTATGTCAATATTAAAAAATATTTATTTTATTAAAAGAAAACAGATGTGTAGCTATTTCTTTTTTTATGGATAAAAATGCATTGACCTTTTCTCATTTTAATTGCAAAGTCATGCAAATTAGCGTACAATATAATGAAAATAAAACTAATTTACAAGATCCAAATTATTATATCCATCATGGCTGATAATTTTCTTTTTAATATTCAATAAATTTTAAGCATTGTGATCTTAAACCTTCATAAATTTTATTAGCAATCGGTTTTAAATTTTTAACATCAAATTCATTATATTTTAGCAATGTGTTAAGTGCGTTTTGCTTAGAACTCTTCTTCCAGAGACGCCAAAGGTATGCAATATTTTCTCCCGTTACATATTCTAACTCTTTGGGCCGAGATATTTTAAATCGTGATTCAATTTGCTTCAAGCCCCCTTTTAGGCCCAATCGGGAACATCCAAATCGCAAATCGAAATGAGGCACTTTGGGAATCGAAAAGGAAAACTCTCTCTCGAGACATGGAAGGTCAAAAGTAGAACCATTGAATGTCACAAGCATCTTGCAGTCAAGGAGAGCATTTTTGAGATTAAAAGAAGTTAAATTAATATCTCTGATTAGGGGAATATAATCATTGTTTCTAAACATTCCAATCAATATAATATTTGAATTAGGAAAATTTCCATCTGTTTCTATATCTAAATAAATTACATTTTTCTCGATGCATTCAAATAACCGCCAATGCTCAGATGAAGGGAGAAGACGATAAAAATAATTTGTCTCAGATTTAATAAAATGGGTCTTGGCCTCCAAAAGAATATTATCATAATACCTTTTTCTAGAATCTGAGAAGCCAGATATCTTTTTCTGCAGCAAAAAATCATCCCAACTTGATATTCCTTGAAGCCAAAGTTTCTTTTCTAGGATTTTACCTACACCTGGCAGCAAAATAAAACTTCTTTGAATCATAGTTTTATGAGTTTTTTTCTAATAATTATCATCTTTGAAGAGTTGGATGAAAGTTGATTGTGTAAAATTTGAAAAGATTTTTTACTTACATCATAATAAGCTTGAGGGAAAAGAGGTTTGATGAATCAAACAGAAATCGAACCAGGGCTTATAATCACCAACCAACGCTGTGCTTTTATTAAAAAACAAGCCATTTTAGTAATAGGGGATCTGCATGTAGGATATGAAAGTGTGATGGAAGATTCTGGCTTTCATCTTCCTCATTTTCAAACTCAATACATGTATGAATCTTTAGAAAAATTAATCGAAATATACGATCCTAAAATATTTCTGATAGTGGGTGATGTCAAACATGAATTTTCTAAAAATCTTTCTCAAGAATGGGACGAGGTAAAAAAATTGTTTTCCATTATGTTGGAAAAAGGAGAAGTCATAGTGGTCCGCGGAAATCATGATAATTATTTAGGCAATATCGCCTCAAAACTTAATATTTCAATAGTTGATGAATATTTTAAAGATGGCTTTTATTTTGTCCATGGACATAATTATACGAAAAACAGACCTCTTATAATTGGTCATGAACATCCTTCAGTACGTCTTTTCGACGAAGTGGGAGCTTTCATAAAACTCCCTTGTTTCTTATATTTAAAGCGTGAAAGAATATTAGTAATCCCTGCTTTTAGTCCCCTTGCAGTTGGAACAGACATCACGTCACTAAGAGGGATGAGCCCTTTATCGCCAATTTTAAAGAATGAAAGTTTGATTGATGCTTATGTTTATGCCTGCAGTGATATTGGCTTATTATACCTTGGGCAGATAAGTAAACTGGGCAAACATATTTAAACAAAATGAGATAAAAATATTTTTATTATGTTAATATGATTCCAGTAGATCGGGAATAAAGTGCCTGAATGTATTGTTTGTGGGTGTACTTTAAAAAAGAATCAAGATAAGTGCCCAGTATGCGGCGCTTCCCAATTTGAAGATGATGACTATTAAAATTATTTTATTTATTGCTTCTTTAAACATCAATTCTCCTAATTACCTTACAAATTTGGGTATTTTAGAACTTTAAATAGAATAAATAGAACTATTAATAAAAGGATTTGATTATATATTGAAATGTATAAAGATTGATTTGGAAAAAATAATTGTTTAATAAGAAAAATAATTATATATTATTTTAATATTTCAAGATTTTACATATTTGAAATTCTAAAGGTGATCTGAAAATGTAAATATTTTCTATGTGTTTGATAAATGTGTTTGAAGTAAATTTGTTGAAATAAATATTTAATATCATTTATATAATATGTGATCTTGGATCTTCGGAAAAGTCATTATTTATTATCAGAAAAATTAATTTATTGCAATATTCATATATTATAATTAAAAATTATATAACAAAATTTTTCTTTGAACAAATAAATTAGATTTCATAATATTATATTGTTGTTAATTTGTAAATACTGTTAAATTGTAATTTTTAAATGGGTGTTAATTATGACCATTATGAGCTATATTAGGTTATAAAAATGTATTTTAGATGCATCTGGATGTTATATCCATCCATGGGAGGTTTTAATAACGGAGAATTTCATCCGATGGCTAATTCCCAAAGGAGGGAGTCGAGTTTGACAGACTATCTTGCACAGCTCGCTGAAGTTGTAGTAAAAGGAAAGATTAAGGAAGCGAAACCGCTAACAGAGCAGGCATTAGCCGCAGGTGTGGAGCCGAAAGACATCATATTTTCTGGTCTGAGCAAAGGAATGGAAATTGTAGGCCAAAAATATGAAAAGAAGGAGTATTTCCTTCCACAAGTGCTCTTGTCTGCACAAACAATGTATGCTTCTTTGGACGTCGCACTTCCAAAGCTTAAGGTGGAGGCAGCTGGAGCCCATGCGAAAGTTGTCATCTGCGTAGTGGAAGGAGACGTCCATGACATCGGTAAAAACATTGTCAAGGCAATGCTAACTGGCGCTGGAATGACGATCTTTGATTTGGGCCGAGATGTACCAATCAAGAACATTATTGATAAAGCTAAAGCCGAGAGTGCTGACATAGTAGCTACATCTACACTTATGACTCCTACTCTAGCAGGCATGAAAGAAGTAGAACGCATGCTCCGTGAGGCCAATATGAAACCAAAGGTAAAGACAATGATTGGCGGAGGCGCTACTTCAAAAGAGTTCGCAGCCCAAATCGGCGCAGATGCCTGGGGTTATGATGCTATTGAAGCAGTAAAGATAGCCACTGAGCTAGCCAAGAAGTGAAATGATTAGCTTCGTCGATTAATTAAATCCTTTCCTTTTCTTTCATTTATATATTTATTGGAAAAGTATTTTAATTATTTAATCCTTTTTATGAATATTTAAATAGATTTTTTAGTTTTGGAAAGAGTTTTATTCCTTAATATTTCTTCGAGTAATGTGTCTGAGATTAATGTTTCGTTAGAAAAAGAAATTGAGCAAATTAAAAAGGCAATTTTGGATATCCAAGAAATATTAAAAACAGTTCTAGAAAATAAGCATCATCTTGACTCATTTTCTATTCCAATCAGGAACCGTTCAGATTTACTTGAGGTAATGGTATCCCAAGTAATGGATGATGTGGAAGAGGGGCTTTCACAAAATATGGTAAAACGATGTGATATGAAAGAGCCATGCCGGGCCACTTTCAAAAATTTTTTACAAAAAAATGCTGCTTTGTTAGAAAAAGATGTGGTAAGAGAAGAAATAATAATAACGAATCGAGATGAACTTGATCGTCTTCGGGATACGGCTCCATACTCGAAGTGTGAAAGGTGTTTTGAAGAGGTGAATAGATTATTTAGTAAACAAGTTAGACTCATGCGGTCTCTTAGGATTTTTACGACTACTGCTGACAAAAAGCAAGAAATCCATGAATTAAAAGAAGAAACTTTTGTTTCTGAAGTTCTTGAACCATTGGCGAGCATGCATAGACTCCAGATTCTCAAAGCCGTTTCTACTGGCCCACGTACTTTCTCAGGCTTAAAGGATGCTACCGGACTTAGGGGAGGGAATTTACTTTTTCATATTCAAAAACTTATTGATGCAACCATGATCGTACAGAGGCATAATCGCGGAGATTATATGATTACGGAAAAAGGATTTAAAATTTTAAAAGGAATGAGCGATGTGAATCAACTGATAAAATCTTAATATTTAGATGGCAACTTAATTATTTTAATAATATAAAAATTTAATTATTAAAATAGAATTATGATATTGTATTTCACTACTTTATCCTATAAAAATTTTAATTTTAATTATTAAATTATTCACGTTCTAAAATATTTGCATCAAATATTTTGCAACATTCGCAAAACGCGCAAATAATGTAAAAACTTTAATATGTTGAATAAAATAATTTGTTTATCTATCGTATCTGTAATGAGCGTTTTTACCCTAACCTATTTTCTATTTTTTAATATTTGCGTTAATTATTTGCGTCAGCAAATGCAAAATTTCCTCTGGCGATCTCAGTTATGTGACGAAACCTTAAAGTATGCACATGACCTTAAGCGATTTAGAACTCTTTATAAGGTGTTAAGAGAAGGAGGAAGATTAGGATGTCAACGATGACCCCGAAAGATCGAGTGCTCTCTGCACTCGCTCGCAAGCATCTCGACAGGCCACCAGCAGTTTGTTTTACACAAATTGCTACCGTCGATGCCATGGAGGCCGTAAAGGTCTATTGGCCAGACGCCCACACTGACCCTGCGAAAATGGCCGAACTAGCAGCTGCGCCAAATAAAGTGTGGGGCGTTGAGTGTGTACGTCTGCCATACTGCCTTACCGTGGAAGCTGAGGTCTTAGGCTGCCGCGTCGATTTGGGAAAAATGGATAGAACACCAATGGTCAAATCTCATGCCGTAGACGAGAACAGCATTCCTGAGGAGTTACCTTCCGGTGCGTTATTCAAAGGGAGAATTCCCGCTGTAGTCGAGGCTGTGAAGATTGCTAAAGCAAAGTATGGAAAAGAGTTCCCAATTGTCGTTGGAACAACAGGTCCATTCACTATCGCTGGCCATTTGGTAGGGACAGAGAACCTTTTGCTTTGGATAGTTACCAATCCAGAGGCAGTGGTAAAAGCAATTAAATTGGCCACAAAATTGGAGAAAGGTTACATTGAGCAACTTGCCAAAGCTGGAGCTGATGTAATAGTAATGAGTGATCCATCAGCTTCGACTGATATGCTCTCAGGCGAAATGTTCGACGAATATGCTAAGCCATACATCAAAGAAGCTTTTTCCAATCATGGAGATGCGAAGACTGTCTTACACATCTGTGGTGACACCACAATACTGTTAGACCACATGATCGAAACAGGAGTACATGGTCTGAGCATTGAAGAAAAAGTTCAGCCTGAGAAGGCTGTCGAAATAGTAAATAACCGTGCGGCCTTGATAGGAAATGTTGGCGTAGTGCGTCCGTTGCTTCAGGGAACACCCGATGAAGTAAGGTTGGAAACAACCCGCGTTAAGAATGCAGGCTTTAATTTGGTTGCACCAGGATGCGGATTAGCAGCTCGTGTACCGCTTGTTAATTTGCAAGCTTTTGTTAAGGCTGTTAAAGGTTAAAAAGAATTATTTAAAAACCATTTAATTATTTTATTTTTATATTTAAATTACATCAATTAAATACTATTTTAGTTGGCAATATTCATATATAAAATCAAAAAAATTTTTGTAAATTTATTATAAAGAAACATATGGTTTGCTATAATTTAAGATAAATTTAGATTTTGATTGAAAACCTTAGCAATTTAGCTTTATTATAAATGAATTAAATATTATTTAATTTACATTATTTAATAATTTTCTTACTATTAAATATCGTGGCTTCGCGAAGCCGATTAATATTCTCAATAGGAGTTTTAAAAGGAAGCTCGCAACCAGGTGCCATAATAAGTCCGTCGCCCTCTTTCCAAATATTCAAGATTCTCTTGACTTCTGTCTCTACTTGGCCAGGAGTCCCTTTAAAAAGAAGATTACTGTGATCAATGCCCGCCATTACGCACGTTTTTCCTTTTAACAAAGAAAACAATACTTCAGCATCTACTGCATTGAGATGGACGTGAAGTGCGTTTGGGCGCAATTCTAATTGTGATTCATAAAAAGGTTCAGCGGCGCAATTATGCAATATTGTTTTTAATCCTAATTTCTCACACAATCCTAACAATTCTGCAAGGTATTTACGATCGAATGTTTCATATGTCGCTAGTGAGACCATTTCTCCTCCTGCGCTTCCATTTTCTATGAAAGTCTCAGATATGCCCATTTTTACAATATGCTCCAAATATGCAATAGAACTCTCAGTCACAGTTCTCAATATGTAATTCACGAGTTCTGGGTCTTTATAGATTGACATCATCAAATTCTCCATCCCTATTATTTCCATTGCAATTACCATAGGGGAATTTATACATCCAACTACAGCTACTTGATTTCCGATCTTTTCCATCATTATTTTAGAGCCACGAAGAATTACAGACCACATCGAATCTTGCATTGGGTCAACAGGTCGCAAAAGTCCGACTCTATCCATAGGAACATAAGATTCCACCCTGGGATAAAATCTTGGATCGGTAAACTTCAACTTCGTTCCATGCGCCTGGGCTTCGATCAAAATGTCTCCCCACCCAGCCATCACATTATCGAATTTGAAAATGTTATATGCTTCAAGAGATAATTTTGCAAATTTTTCAGGGTCTTCATATCCTTCTTTTATTAATATTCCTGTGGATTTTTGTAAATAACTAGACGCTCCAAGATGTTGATAGAACAAAGGTACATGGTCAACTTGTTTCAAGTTTAATGCGGCTTCGAAACGTTCTTTTGGTGTCATATGCTGAATTAAATGGAGGATTGAATG contains:
- a CDS encoding M3 family oligoendopeptidase, encoding MRWDLSVLVKEVNVDKIKEELNEMVRAALVIKEIYSGRIKGFDSKGILELLKSLDAFLIEFDGVSSYCSLRYAADSTDATAKQLNEALRNAYVKVGQALAFIEIELGQLLLERPDLIYSLDLHDYRHYLERIRLRAPYHLTEEIEQLIIVKDRNGINAWSQLHNDWLGTKSFQITIDGIEKELSYGEAVGLFTSPNRELRKLAYSCILRTLAKDEVLFSSALRAICSDYIIMCNYRKFPQPITPSLLANDIDMETLVSLLKVVENKTELYRQYLRIKAKLLNVEKLGIWDLMAPLPSDGDATYKWMEARKLITKAFSDFDPDFGRWIEEMYVARRIDGEVRRGKSPGAFCHTWLTGKGAFILQSFNGRLTDVYTQAHELGHAIHAYLYTREQPPLNCEIGSCIAECGSTFGELLLTERLLAEAKNVSEKKAALVTVLDEFGLSVFQVAARYWFEEGLYKLLQDEKLLDGDTLKKMWCDCLRKIFGDDVELLPETCYDWIRPPHYYIANYRFYNFPYIFAQLFVFSLYRLYKEQGKNFVPKLKVLLAAGASRAPKDLARDLGYDISSMEFWEKGMRQAEEFLDSLKKTL
- the argF gene encoding ornithine carbamoyltransferase, which produces MKYDIISILDLKDEIFDLINFSKKLKLGALKDTFPLKGKTLAMIFEKSSTRTRVSFEAGMAQLGGHALYLSPKELQMGRGEILSDTAKVLSRYVDCIMYRAFDHKMMVDLANNSNVPVINGLDNLEHPCQAVADLMTIFEYKGKFKRIKVAYVGDGNNVCNSLMLGCAMVGIDFYSAHPRGFEPDKNLIDKANQLAKINNCVSIHIEDPYEAVENADVIYTDTWVSMGMEEQTNERLKIFEGYQVNSFLLKRAKKDCIVMHCLPAHRGQEITDEVMDGPHSVVFDQAENRLHTEKAILLRVILRDEMTFMLK
- a CDS encoding ribonuclease H-like domain-containing protein, whose amino-acid sequence is MIQRSFILLPGVGKILEKKLWLQGISSWDDFLLQKKISGFSDSRKRYYDNILLEAKTHFIKSETNYFYRLLPSSEHWRLFECIEKNVIYLDIETDGNFPNSNIILIGMFRNNDYIPLIRDINLTSFNLKNALLDCKMLVTFNGSTFDLPCLEREFSFSIPKVPHFDLRFGCSRLGLKGGLKQIESRFKISRPKELEYVTGENIAYLWRLWKKSSKQNALNTLLKYNEFDVKNLKPIANKIYEGLRSQCLKFIEY
- a CDS encoding metallophosphoesterase; amino-acid sequence: MNQTEIEPGLIITNQRCAFIKKQAILVIGDLHVGYESVMEDSGFHLPHFQTQYMYESLEKLIEIYDPKIFLIVGDVKHEFSKNLSQEWDEVKKLFSIMLEKGEVIVVRGNHDNYLGNIASKLNISIVDEYFKDGFYFVHGHNYTKNRPLIIGHEHPSVRLFDEVGAFIKLPCFLYLKRERILVIPAFSPLAVGTDITSLRGMSPLSPILKNESLIDAYVYACSDIGLLYLGQISKLGKHI
- a CDS encoding corrinoid protein, translating into MANSQRRESSLTDYLAQLAEVVVKGKIKEAKPLTEQALAAGVEPKDIIFSGLSKGMEIVGQKYEKKEYFLPQVLLSAQTMYASLDVALPKLKVEAAGAHAKVVICVVEGDVHDIGKNIVKAMLTGAGMTIFDLGRDVPIKNIIDKAKAESADIVATSTLMTPTLAGMKEVERMLREANMKPKVKTMIGGGATSKEFAAQIGADAWGYDAIEAVKIATELAKK
- a CDS encoding helix-turn-helix domain-containing protein; the protein is MSEINVSLEKEIEQIKKAILDIQEILKTVLENKHHLDSFSIPIRNRSDLLEVMVSQVMDDVEEGLSQNMVKRCDMKEPCRATFKNFLQKNAALLEKDVVREEIIITNRDELDRLRDTAPYSKCERCFEEVNRLFSKQVRLMRSLRIFTTTADKKQEIHELKEETFVSEVLEPLASMHRLQILKAVSTGPRTFSGLKDATGLRGGNLLFHIQKLIDATMIVQRHNRGDYMITEKGFKILKGMSDVNQLIKS
- a CDS encoding MtaA/CmuA family methyltransferase, producing the protein MSTMTPKDRVLSALARKHLDRPPAVCFTQIATVDAMEAVKVYWPDAHTDPAKMAELAAAPNKVWGVECVRLPYCLTVEAEVLGCRVDLGKMDRTPMVKSHAVDENSIPEELPSGALFKGRIPAVVEAVKIAKAKYGKEFPIVVGTTGPFTIAGHLVGTENLLLWIVTNPEAVVKAIKLATKLEKGYIEQLAKAGADVIVMSDPSASTDMLSGEMFDEYAKPYIKEAFSNHGDAKTVLHICGDTTILLDHMIETGVHGLSIEEKVQPEKAVEIVNNRAALIGNVGVVRPLLQGTPDEVRLETTRVKNAGFNLVAPGCGLAARVPLVNLQAFVKAVKG
- a CDS encoding uroporphyrinogen decarboxylase family protein — its product is MLNMQIFFHSILHLIQHMTPKERFEAALNLKQVDHVPLFYQHLGASSYLQKSTGILIKEGYEDPEKFAKLSLEAYNIFKFDNVMAGWGDILIEAQAHGTKLKFTDPRFYPRVESYVPMDRVGLLRPVDPMQDSMWSVILRGSKIMMEKIGNQVAVVGCINSPMVIAMEIIGMENLMMSIYKDPELVNYILRTVTESSIAYLEHIVKMGISETFIENGSAGGEMVSLATYETFDRKYLAELLGLCEKLGLKTILHNCAAEPFYESQLELRPNALHVHLNAVDAEVLFSLLKGKTCVMAGIDHSNLLFKGTPGQVETEVKRILNIWKEGDGLIMAPGCELPFKTPIENINRLREATIFNSKKIIK